In the Aromatoleum bremense genome, one interval contains:
- a CDS encoding CopG family ribbon-helix-helix protein — translation MVTSIVIEPDMQRQFHQLAEEAQRPEDEIIREALAAYLAADRRYVEVLRRRIESADHGEFASDEEADAFFTKYAA, via the coding sequence ATGGTCACCAGCATCGTCATCGAGCCGGACATGCAGCGCCAGTTTCACCAGCTTGCTGAAGAGGCTCAGCGCCCCGAGGACGAAATTATCCGCGAGGCATTGGCCGCCTATCTGGCGGCCGATCGGCGCTACGTAGAGGTTCTGCGCCGGCGGATCGAGTCAGCCGATCACGGCGAGTTCGCCAGTGACGAAGAGGCTGATGCGTTCTTC
- a CDS encoding 4Fe-4S binding protein, with protein sequence MSTLIRRFAAVLCALIGAMAAATSFAGELTRADLERRFAPPLRVGDKAGDVPVWPIGSELAPDDGPVGWAFESIDLAPIPGFEGTPINLLIALDARGNFMSVEVLRQHEPVFLGGLGESPLHEFVRQYAGRNLSQSITVSTIYGASSAAEGAGNRVVLDGITKATASVRIVNQTVLTAAVAVARARLGFAAPSIAGPPARAREDRYEQRSFGDLLDTGAIATLRLANRDAEALFADSDAAGLDPAALAAPGETFVELYVAWLNPPGIGRTILGDAGFAELQRALEPGQQAWWVATAGRTSFLDEHFVRGTAPARLTLRQGGVPFELRDADLDPRTPPGAPPLNAALVLKAAPLAGVDPGSVQDFELTFARARGAILPEITHRGVHVNYRAPESYFERPPAPPPDWLIAWQDRRTDLTVIGAALALLAAVLARPRWISLSPRRLKLFRFGFLAFTLGYLGWHAQGQLSIVQLTGAVKMLYAGQSLASYLYDPVSLLLIAFTLASSLAWGRGAFCGWLCPFGALQEFAAHLGRLCRLPQRRLPRRLAQWLDRGRYALLLALVGAAAFAPRVAGKLVEVEPFKTAITVGFDRTWPFVAYAGVLLALGAVYYKFFCRYLCPLGAAMVLGGKLRLLRWLPRRRECGKPCQRCRHRCAYDAIDRNGAIRYDDCFQCLDCVGIYHDPERCAPVMLLRRKARHIC encoded by the coding sequence GTGAGCACGCTCATCCGCCGGTTCGCCGCGGTGCTGTGCGCGCTGATCGGCGCCATGGCCGCAGCGACGTCCTTCGCCGGCGAGCTGACCCGCGCCGACCTCGAACGGCGCTTCGCCCCGCCGCTGCGCGTCGGCGACAAGGCCGGCGACGTGCCGGTGTGGCCGATCGGCAGCGAACTCGCGCCCGATGACGGCCCTGTCGGCTGGGCGTTCGAGTCGATCGATCTCGCGCCCATTCCGGGCTTCGAAGGCACGCCGATCAACCTGCTGATCGCGCTCGATGCGCGCGGCAACTTCATGAGCGTCGAAGTGCTGCGCCAGCACGAGCCGGTGTTCCTCGGCGGGCTGGGCGAAAGCCCGCTGCACGAGTTCGTACGCCAGTACGCGGGCCGCAACCTCAGCCAGTCGATCACCGTATCGACCATCTACGGCGCCTCCTCCGCAGCGGAGGGTGCCGGCAATCGAGTCGTGCTCGACGGCATCACCAAGGCCACCGCGTCGGTCCGCATCGTCAATCAGACCGTCCTCACTGCCGCGGTCGCGGTCGCGCGCGCCCGCCTGGGCTTCGCGGCGCCGTCCATCGCCGGCCCGCCCGCACGGGCGCGCGAGGACCGGTACGAGCAGCGCAGTTTCGGCGACCTGCTCGACACCGGCGCGATCGCCACGCTGCGCCTCGCCAACCGCGACGCCGAGGCGCTGTTCGCCGACAGCGACGCCGCGGGCCTCGATCCGGCAGCGCTCGCCGCGCCCGGCGAGACCTTCGTCGAGCTCTACGTCGCCTGGCTCAATCCACCGGGCATCGGCCGCACGATCCTCGGCGACGCGGGCTTCGCCGAACTGCAGCGTGCGCTGGAGCCCGGCCAGCAGGCGTGGTGGGTCGCCACCGCCGGACGCACCTCGTTCCTCGACGAGCACTTCGTGCGCGGCACCGCGCCGGCCCGCCTGACGCTCAGACAGGGCGGCGTGCCCTTCGAGCTGCGCGATGCGGATCTCGATCCGCGCACACCGCCCGGCGCACCGCCGCTGAACGCAGCGCTGGTCCTCAAGGCGGCGCCGCTGGCCGGCGTCGACCCCGGCAGCGTGCAGGATTTCGAACTGACGTTCGCCCGTGCGCGCGGCGCCATCCTGCCCGAGATCACCCACCGCGGCGTGCATGTGAATTACCGCGCGCCGGAGTCCTACTTCGAGCGCCCCCCGGCACCGCCGCCCGACTGGCTGATCGCCTGGCAGGACCGGCGCACCGATCTCACAGTGATCGGCGCGGCGCTCGCACTGCTCGCCGCGGTGCTCGCGCGCCCGCGCTGGATCAGCCTGTCGCCGCGCCGGCTGAAGCTGTTCCGCTTCGGCTTCCTCGCCTTCACGCTCGGCTACCTCGGCTGGCATGCGCAAGGCCAGCTGTCGATCGTGCAGCTCACCGGCGCGGTCAAGATGCTCTATGCCGGCCAGAGCCTCGCGAGCTACCTCTACGATCCGGTCTCGCTGCTGCTCATCGCCTTCACGCTGGCGAGTTCCCTGGCCTGGGGCCGCGGCGCCTTCTGCGGCTGGCTGTGCCCGTTCGGCGCGCTGCAGGAATTCGCGGCGCACCTGGGCCGCCTGTGTCGCCTGCCGCAGCGACGCCTGCCGCGACGTCTTGCGCAGTGGCTCGACCGCGGCCGCTATGCGCTGCTGCTCGCCCTCGTCGGCGCGGCAGCATTCGCGCCGCGGGTGGCCGGAAAGCTGGTCGAAGTCGAACCGTTCAAGACTGCGATCACCGTCGGCTTCGACCGCACCTGGCCCTTCGTCGCCTATGCCGGAGTGCTGCTCGCACTCGGCGCCGTGTATTACAAGTTCTTCTGCCGCTACCTGTGTCCGCTCGGTGCCGCGATGGTGCTCGGCGGCAAACTGCGCCTGCTGCGCTGGCTGCCGCGCCGCCGCGAATGCGGAAAACCCTGCCAGCGCTGCCGCCATCGCTGCGCCTACGACGCGATCGACCGCAATGGCGCCATCCGCTACGACGACTGCTTTCAGTGCCTTGACTGCGTGGGCATCTATCACGATCCGGAGCGTTGCGCGCCAGTGATGCTGCTGCGCCGCAAGGCACGGCACATTTGCTGA
- a CDS encoding response regulator, whose amino-acid sequence MACAPLENLRLILADDHAVVRMGFRMLLEGAGAHVVAEADSGEAALTAFAEHRPDALLMDVSMPGIGGLAALERLLARSPDARVLMLSAHEDAQIPLRALRTGATGYLSKRAQPQELVRAVARIARGQRYVDPELAPQLALAQFGGNGDPADALTDKEFAVFLQLAQGNSVNQVATTHKLSPSTIGTHLYHIKQKLNATNAAELALIAVRSGLITV is encoded by the coding sequence ATGGCCTGCGCACCGCTTGAAAACCTCCGCCTCATCCTCGCCGACGACCACGCCGTCGTCCGCATGGGTTTTCGCATGCTGCTCGAAGGCGCCGGCGCGCACGTGGTCGCCGAAGCCGACAGCGGCGAGGCGGCGCTCACGGCCTTCGCCGAACACCGCCCCGATGCCTTGCTGATGGACGTGTCGATGCCCGGCATCGGCGGGCTCGCCGCGCTCGAACGCCTGCTCGCGCGCAGCCCCGATGCCCGTGTGCTGATGCTCTCCGCCCACGAGGATGCGCAGATTCCGCTGCGCGCACTGCGCACCGGCGCCACCGGCTACCTGTCCAAGCGCGCCCAGCCGCAGGAACTGGTGCGGGCCGTGGCGCGGATCGCACGCGGTCAGCGTTACGTGGACCCGGAACTGGCGCCGCAACTGGCGCTGGCCCAGTTCGGCGGCAACGGCGATCCGGCCGACGCCCTCACCGACAAGGAATTCGCCGTCTTCCTGCAACTGGCGCAGGGCAACTCGGTGAACCAGGTCGCCACCACCCACAAGCTCAGCCCGAGCACCATCGGCACGCATCTCTACCACATCAAGCAGAAGCTCAACGCCACCAATGCCGCCGAACTCGCGCTGATCGCCGTGCGCAGCGGCCTGATCACGGTGTGA
- a CDS encoding sensor histidine kinase has product MHAKSTTLGTRVGLALIATLALIMLAGAGWWVRETRRAIHEEVQAASHVAQQWIDVLVSETLRDPTDGPVRLMAHLRAVGRLRANQLEVIAADGVRRYLSPEPTYKAGRFAPEWFADWLAPAVAPRYFDAGDQRIVLRPDASRAILDAWDDLSTGLGSALALLLLVALAARLALNRALAPLARIDAALARGADGRFDIRLPGYRVIELDRLAGSYNRLADTLDQARAQNLRLEQDQAFARAVQARLAEERRVIARELHDELGQAITAVRAISGAILQRCEDQPQIYGSAQAILAMTGQMQDGVRAILQRLRPASADGSGQLDRAVADYCRLWSGHHPHIRVDCVTSPPGAATDEALGLTVLRLLQESLTNVARHAGASHVEVRLEFKPDAVALEVCDNGRGLAAEAGAGRFGLAGMKERVAEWRGELRLDTPPGGGLRVSAHLPKNPPCEELPDGLRTA; this is encoded by the coding sequence ATGCACGCTAAGTCCACAACGCTCGGCACCCGTGTGGGCCTTGCGCTGATCGCCACGCTCGCGCTGATCATGCTTGCGGGCGCCGGGTGGTGGGTGCGCGAGACGCGCCGGGCGATCCACGAGGAAGTCCAGGCCGCAAGCCATGTCGCGCAGCAGTGGATCGACGTGCTGGTGTCCGAAACCCTGCGCGACCCCACCGACGGGCCGGTGCGGCTGATGGCGCATCTGCGCGCGGTCGGGCGCCTGCGCGCCAATCAGCTCGAAGTGATCGCGGCCGACGGCGTGCGCAGGTACCTATCGCCCGAGCCGACCTACAAGGCCGGCCGCTTCGCGCCCGAGTGGTTTGCCGACTGGCTCGCGCCGGCCGTGGCCCCGCGCTACTTCGATGCCGGCGATCAGCGCATCGTGCTGCGCCCGGACGCCTCGCGCGCGATCCTCGACGCCTGGGACGACCTCAGCACCGGGCTGGGCTCGGCGCTGGCGCTGCTGTTGCTCGTCGCGCTCGCCGCACGGCTGGCGCTGAACCGCGCGCTCGCCCCGCTCGCCCGCATCGATGCGGCCCTTGCACGCGGCGCCGACGGCCGCTTCGATATCCGCCTGCCGGGCTACCGTGTCATCGAACTCGACCGCCTCGCCGGCAGCTACAACCGTCTTGCCGATACCCTCGACCAGGCGCGCGCGCAGAACCTGCGGCTGGAACAGGACCAGGCGTTTGCGCGCGCCGTGCAGGCACGCCTCGCGGAGGAGCGGCGCGTGATCGCGCGCGAGCTGCACGACGAGCTCGGCCAGGCGATCACCGCAGTGCGCGCGATCTCCGGCGCGATCCTGCAGCGCTGCGAAGACCAGCCGCAGATTTACGGCAGCGCGCAGGCGATCCTCGCAATGACCGGCCAGATGCAGGACGGCGTGCGCGCGATCCTGCAGCGCCTGCGTCCGGCCAGCGCGGATGGCAGCGGCCAGCTCGACCGCGCGGTGGCCGACTACTGCCGCCTGTGGTCCGGCCACCATCCGCATATCCGCGTCGACTGCGTCACCTCGCCGCCGGGGGCAGCAACCGACGAGGCGCTCGGGCTCACCGTGCTGCGCCTGCTGCAGGAAAGTCTCACCAACGTCGCCCGCCATGCCGGCGCTTCGCACGTCGAAGTACGCCTGGAGTTCAAGCCCGATGCGGTCGCGCTCGAAGTCTGCGACAACGGTCGCGGCCTGGCGGCCGAAGCCGGCGCCGGACGCTTCGGGCTCGCCGGCATGAAGGAGCGCGTCGCCGAATGGCGCGGCGAGCTGCGCCTCGACACGCCGCCCGGCGGCGGCCTGCGCGTGAGCGCGCATCTACCGAAAAACCCACCTTGCGAGGAACTCCCCGATGGCCTGCGCACCGCTTGA